The proteins below are encoded in one region of Apium graveolens cultivar Ventura chromosome 4, ASM990537v1, whole genome shotgun sequence:
- the LOC141721539 gene encoding pyridoxal reductase, chloroplastic isoform X2 — translation MSTMATTSSPTSIQSLLSSSPLKVPNFKPLFWPWQKKKVKMGPLTVSPMGFGTWAWGNQLLWGYQESMDDELQEVFNLAVENGVNLFDTADSYGTGKLSGQSEKLLGKFIREFRGQKQLAEDVVIATKFAAYPWRLTPGQFVNACKGSLDRMQIEQIGIGQLHWSTANYAPLQEKALWDGLVAMYDKGLVQAVGVSNYGPKQLIKIYEYLQARGVPLSSAQVQFSLLSMGEDQMEIKTICDSLGIRVISYSPLGLGMLTGKYTSSSLPSGPRSLLFKQIIPGLEPLLNSLGKIAQRRRKTIPQVAINWCISKGTVPIPGVKTLKQAKDNLGALGWNLSSDEILELESAARESPRKMIQNVFQTR, via the exons ATGTCTACAATGGCAACAACATCATCTCCAACTTCAATTCAATCCCTTCTTTCATCTTCTCCTCTTAAAGTTCCCAACTTTAAGCCTCTTTTCTGGCCATGGCAAAAG AAGAAGGTGAAGATGGGTCCACTAACTGTTTCTCCAATGGGGTTTGGGACTTGGGCTTGGGGGAATCAGCTTTTGTGGGGATATCAAGAATCTATGGATGATGAGCTTCAAGAAGTATTTAATCTTGCTGTTGAGAATGGTGTTAATCTTTTTGATACAGCTGATTCTTATGGAACTGGGAAGTTGAGTGGACAGAGTGAGAAgcttcttggcaagttcattagGGAGTTTCGAG GACAAAAGCAATTAGCAGAAGACGTTGTGATTGCGACAAAGTTTGCTGCATATCCATGGCGTCTCACTCCTGGACAATTTGTCAATGCTTGCAa GGGTTCTCTGGACAGGATGCAAATTGAGCAGATAGGAATTGGACAATTGCACTGGTCAACAGCAAACTATGCACCTCTACAGGAAAAAGCTCTTTGGGACGGTTTAGTGGCAATGTATGACAAG GGTTTAGTTCAAGCAGTTGGGGTGAGTAATTACGGACCAAAGCAGCTCATTAAAATCTATGAATATCTTCAAGCACGTGGAGTCCCCTTGTCTTCTGCTCAG GTTCAATTTTCATTATTGAGTATGGGAGAGGATCAGATGGAGATAAAGACTATATGTGATTCTCTCGGTATTCGTGTAATTTCTTACAGTCCTTTGGGACTTGGTATGCTTACTGGGAAATATACATCTTCTAGTCTTCCAAGTGGACCGAG GAGCTTGTTATTTAAACAAATTATACCTGGACTGGAACCTCTACTCAATTCCCTGGGTAAAATTGCTCAAAGAAGAAGGAAGACTATACCACAG GTAGCAATAAACTGGTGCATTAGCAAGGGTACCGTTCCAATACCTGGAGTAAAGACCTTGAAACAAGCAAAAGACAATTTGGGTGCTCTTGGCTGGAATCTCAGTTCAGACGAGATACTTGAATTAGAATCAGCTGCTCGTGAGTCTCCACGCAAGATGATACAGAATGTTTTCCAGACAAGGTAA
- the LOC141721539 gene encoding pyridoxal reductase, chloroplastic isoform X3: MGPLTVSPMGFGTWAWGNQLLWGYQESMDDELQEVFNLAVENGVNLFDTADSYGTGKLSGQSEKLLGKFIREFRGQKQLAEDVVIATKFAAYPWRLTPGQFVNACKGSLDRMQIEQIGIGQLHWSTANYAPLQEKALWDGLVAMYDKGLVQAVGVSNYGPKQLIKIYEYLQARGVPLSSAQVQFSLLSMGEDQMEIKTICDSLGIRVISYSPLGLGMLTGKYTSSSLPSGPRSLLFKQIIPGLEPLLNSLGKIAQRRRKTIPQVAINWCISKGTVPIPGVKTLKQAKDNLGALGWNLSSDEILELESAARESPRKMIQNVFQTR, translated from the exons ATGGGTCCACTAACTGTTTCTCCAATGGGGTTTGGGACTTGGGCTTGGGGGAATCAGCTTTTGTGGGGATATCAAGAATCTATGGATGATGAGCTTCAAGAAGTATTTAATCTTGCTGTTGAGAATGGTGTTAATCTTTTTGATACAGCTGATTCTTATGGAACTGGGAAGTTGAGTGGACAGAGTGAGAAgcttcttggcaagttcattagGGAGTTTCGAG GACAAAAGCAATTAGCAGAAGACGTTGTGATTGCGACAAAGTTTGCTGCATATCCATGGCGTCTCACTCCTGGACAATTTGTCAATGCTTGCAa GGGTTCTCTGGACAGGATGCAAATTGAGCAGATAGGAATTGGACAATTGCACTGGTCAACAGCAAACTATGCACCTCTACAGGAAAAAGCTCTTTGGGACGGTTTAGTGGCAATGTATGACAAG GGTTTAGTTCAAGCAGTTGGGGTGAGTAATTACGGACCAAAGCAGCTCATTAAAATCTATGAATATCTTCAAGCACGTGGAGTCCCCTTGTCTTCTGCTCAG GTTCAATTTTCATTATTGAGTATGGGAGAGGATCAGATGGAGATAAAGACTATATGTGATTCTCTCGGTATTCGTGTAATTTCTTACAGTCCTTTGGGACTTGGTATGCTTACTGGGAAATATACATCTTCTAGTCTTCCAAGTGGACCGAG GAGCTTGTTATTTAAACAAATTATACCTGGACTGGAACCTCTACTCAATTCCCTGGGTAAAATTGCTCAAAGAAGAAGGAAGACTATACCACAG GTAGCAATAAACTGGTGCATTAGCAAGGGTACCGTTCCAATACCTGGAGTAAAGACCTTGAAACAAGCAAAAGACAATTTGGGTGCTCTTGGCTGGAATCTCAGTTCAGACGAGATACTTGAATTAGAATCAGCTGCTCGTGAGTCTCCACGCAAGATGATACAGAATGTTTTCCAGACAAG ATGA
- the LOC141721538 gene encoding rab GTPase-activating protein 22-like: MKALRRSQTASSSSSSASSKSSSWIHLRSVLFVVASSSPASSCSTSDRNRLKSPWSHRKRKRALSPQQWRKLFTPEGKLRDGGVRVLKKIRSGGVHPNLRAEVWPFLLGVYDLNSSKEERDNLRTKRRKEYEKLRRHCRRLLKSNNDNFKLKETGKTSNSEDGGKVVQNRDSADSEDVVSARESLSSADISPSVEYSNDFSNDALNRYDGSKRITDPIISGTESSDSDSSVDVSIAFPSECNEENDPDIPSNEDSSHRGNQSKTSTPEDFATWQRIIRLDAIRANEEWVPYSPSQAAVPEERARRSAEVVGLKDYDHLEPYKIFHAARLVAVLEAYALYDPEIGYCQGMSDLLSPIITVMTEDHEAFWCFVGFMKKARHNFRLDEVGIRGQLDRVSKIIKFKDSHLFKHLEKLQAEDCFFVYRMVVVLFRRELTFEQTICLWEVMWADQAAIRAGIGKSAWSRIRQQAPPTEDLLLYAVAASVLKKRKLIIEKYSSMDEIVRECNGMAGHLDVWKLLDDAHNLVVTLHNKIENPLPDID, translated from the exons ATGAAAGCTTTAAGACGAAGTCAAACTGCTTCATCGTCTTCTTCATCGGCGTCTTCGAAATCGTCTTCTTGGATTCATTTGAGATCAGTTTTGTTTGTTGTTGCGTCTTCTTCTCCTGCGTCTTCTTGCTCTACTTCTGATCG GAATCGTCTAAAATCTCCATGGTCGCACAGAAAGAGAAAACGTGCCCTATCACCTCAGCAATGGAGAAAGTTGTTTACACCAGAAGGGAAATTGCGTGATGGCGGGGTTCGAGTTTTGAAGAAAATACGCAGTGGG GGCGTTCATCCAAATCTAAGGGCAGAAGTCTGGCCATTTCTTCTTGGAGT GTATGACTTGAATAGTTCCAAAGAGGAGAGAGATAATTTAAGAACCAAGAGGAG AAAGGAATACGAGAAACTGAGGCGGCACTGCCGCCGGCTTCTAAAGTCTAACAATGACAATTTTAAGTTAAAGGAAACTGGTAAAACCAGCAACAGTGAAGACGGTGGGAAAGTCGTTCAAAACAGGGATTCTGCTGATTCTGAAGATGTTGTCAGTGCTAGGGAATCTTTATCTAGTGCAGATATAAGCCCATCTGTTGAGTACTCAAACGACTTCAGTAATGATGCGCTAAATAGATATGATGGTTCAAAACGAATAACAGATCCTATAATTTCTGGGACCGAGTCATCAGACTCGGACTCCTCTGTAGATGTGAGCATCGCTTTTCCTTCAGAGTGCAACGAGGAGAATGATCCTGATATTCCCTCCAATGAGGATTCTTCACACAGGGGAAATCAATCAAAAACGAGCACACCAGAAGATTTTGCAACTTGGCAGCGCATCATACGACTAGATGCAATTCGTGCCAATGAAGAATGGGTACCATATTCCCCATCCCAGGCTGCAGTGCCAGAAGAAAGGGCGAGACGTTCAGCTGAGGTTGTCGGGCTTAAGGATTATGATCACCTTGAGCCATACAAAATCTTTCATGCTGCTCGACTTGTTGCTGTTCTAGAAGCTTATGCTCTATATGACCCTGAAATTGGCTATTGCCAGGGGATGAGTGATCTACTTTCCCCAATAATTACAGTGATGACAGAAGACCATGAAGCTTTCTGGTGTTTTGTTGGTTTCATGAAGAAGGCCCGGCATAATTTTAGGCTTGATGAGGTCGGGATTCGAGGACAACTGGATAGAGTTTCTAAGATAATTAAATTTAAGGATTCCCATCTTTTTAAACATTTGGAAAAGCTTCAAGCAGAGGATTGTTTTTTTGTGTATAGGATGGTGGTGGTTCTCTTCAGGAGGGAATTAACTTTTGAGCAAACAATTTGCCTCTGGGAGGTCATGTGGGCAGATCAGGCAGCAATTCGAGCTGGGATTGGGAAGTCCGCGTGGAGTAGGATTAGACAACAGGCCCCACCAACAGAAGATTTGCTGCTCTATGCTGTTGCAGCATCTGTATTAAAAAAACGAAAACTTATCATAGAGAAGTACAGTAGCATGGATGAGATAGTTAGGGAATGTAATGGCATGGCAGGACATCTTGATGTGTGGAAGCTCCTGGATGATGCACATAACTTGGTGGTCACCCTCCACAACAAGATCGAGAACCCTCTTCCTGATATTGATTAG
- the LOC141721539 gene encoding pyridoxal reductase, chloroplastic isoform X1 — protein MSTMATTSSPTSIQSLLSSSPLKVPNFKPLFWPWQKKKVKMGPLTVSPMGFGTWAWGNQLLWGYQESMDDELQEVFNLAVENGVNLFDTADSYGTGKLSGQSEKLLGKFIREFRGQKQLAEDVVIATKFAAYPWRLTPGQFVNACKGSLDRMQIEQIGIGQLHWSTANYAPLQEKALWDGLVAMYDKGLVQAVGVSNYGPKQLIKIYEYLQARGVPLSSAQVQFSLLSMGEDQMEIKTICDSLGIRVISYSPLGLGMLTGKYTSSSLPSGPRSLLFKQIIPGLEPLLNSLGKIAQRRRKTIPQVAINWCISKGTVPIPGVKTLKQAKDNLGALGWNLSSDEILELESAARESPRKMIQNVFQTR, from the exons ATGTCTACAATGGCAACAACATCATCTCCAACTTCAATTCAATCCCTTCTTTCATCTTCTCCTCTTAAAGTTCCCAACTTTAAGCCTCTTTTCTGGCCATGGCAAAAG AAGAAGGTGAAGATGGGTCCACTAACTGTTTCTCCAATGGGGTTTGGGACTTGGGCTTGGGGGAATCAGCTTTTGTGGGGATATCAAGAATCTATGGATGATGAGCTTCAAGAAGTATTTAATCTTGCTGTTGAGAATGGTGTTAATCTTTTTGATACAGCTGATTCTTATGGAACTGGGAAGTTGAGTGGACAGAGTGAGAAgcttcttggcaagttcattagGGAGTTTCGAG GACAAAAGCAATTAGCAGAAGACGTTGTGATTGCGACAAAGTTTGCTGCATATCCATGGCGTCTCACTCCTGGACAATTTGTCAATGCTTGCAa GGGTTCTCTGGACAGGATGCAAATTGAGCAGATAGGAATTGGACAATTGCACTGGTCAACAGCAAACTATGCACCTCTACAGGAAAAAGCTCTTTGGGACGGTTTAGTGGCAATGTATGACAAG GGTTTAGTTCAAGCAGTTGGGGTGAGTAATTACGGACCAAAGCAGCTCATTAAAATCTATGAATATCTTCAAGCACGTGGAGTCCCCTTGTCTTCTGCTCAG GTTCAATTTTCATTATTGAGTATGGGAGAGGATCAGATGGAGATAAAGACTATATGTGATTCTCTCGGTATTCGTGTAATTTCTTACAGTCCTTTGGGACTTGGTATGCTTACTGGGAAATATACATCTTCTAGTCTTCCAAGTGGACCGAG GAGCTTGTTATTTAAACAAATTATACCTGGACTGGAACCTCTACTCAATTCCCTGGGTAAAATTGCTCAAAGAAGAAGGAAGACTATACCACAG GTAGCAATAAACTGGTGCATTAGCAAGGGTACCGTTCCAATACCTGGAGTAAAGACCTTGAAACAAGCAAAAGACAATTTGGGTGCTCTTGGCTGGAATCTCAGTTCAGACGAGATACTTGAATTAGAATCAGCTGCTCGTGAGTCTCCACGCAAGATGATACAGAATGTTTTCCAGACAAG ATGA